A window of Solanum stenotomum isolate F172 chromosome 3, ASM1918654v1, whole genome shotgun sequence contains these coding sequences:
- the LOC125860150 gene encoding receptor-like serine/threonine-protein kinase At2g45590: protein MPSRELRSLPPSPLLSPPHVHRQSHNLLPPLAGGIAAAASLLILFTFCFRKISLKRTVPSSDSESKPPHRFSYTSLRRATSKFSPSLRLGQGGFGSVYRGTVKSPTTNSNVSVAVKVMDAGSLQGEREFQNELFFAGKIDSKYIVSTIGFSSDKRGRRMLLVYELLANGSLQDCLLHRKCSELKDWKKRLSIALDIAKGLEYLHHFCDPPAIHGDIKPSNILLDDNFNAKIGDFGLARLKAEDHIEIEVRKESPVGNAAEDNGSVAEETESVITVNCLDEFHRGIEQSPESFVRLVASPETVTGVELSPEAPVVSPRTVAAMASPSEGLEKTSLSEANFDRSSIDSGIEIGNKKSGVKKKKKSITGKDWWWKQDTGGTDSGAVKDYVMEWIGSEIKKERPKTEWVGASSSSGPVGKIEKKKHRKRLDWWVSLDDEKNGKEEKRRPAREWWKEEYCEELARKKKKKKKEQGGKGSISDDCHSESWWPRDDELYTAKKKKRSRSRGSKSSMDWWLDGFSSELRRARKNSYDSASGDIPKSGGISSTPSMRGTVCYVAPEYGSCGDLSEKCDVYSYGVLLLVLIAGRRPLQVTGSPMSEFQRANLLSWARHLARAGKLLDLVDQTVESLDKEQALLSITVALLCLQKSPARRPSMKEVVGMLSGDLEAPQLPVELSPSPPSRFPIKSHKKVR from the coding sequence aTGCCATCTCGTGAACTCCGTTCACTACCGCCGTCGCCGCTGTTGTCGCCGCCGCATGTTCACCGTCAGAGCCACAATCTATTGCCACCTCTTGCCGGAGGAATAGCAGCTGCTGCATCTCTCCTTATTCTCTTCACTTTCTGCTTCCGGAAAATTAGCCTGAAGCGAACCGTCCCCTCTTCTGATTCAGAGTCAAAACCCCCTCACCGGTTCTCATACACCTCTCTCCGTCGTGCCACCTCTAAATTCTCTCCATCGCTTCGTCTGGGTCAAGGTGGGTTTGGTTCTGTTTACAGAGGAACTGTCAAAAGCCCAACTACCAATTCCAATGTCTCGGTTGCTGTTAAAGTCATGGACGCTGGGTCATTACAAGGTGAGCGTGAATTTCAAAACGAGCTCTTTTTCGCTGGGAAAATTGATTCTAAATACATTGTTTCCACTATCGGTTTCTCTTCCGATAAAAGAGGCCGTCGTATGCTACTAGTTTACGAGCTTTTGGCTAACGGAAGCTTACAAGACTGCCTTTTGCATCGCAAGTGTAGTGAATTGAAGGATTGGAAAAAGAGATTGTCAATTGCTCTTGATATAGCTAAAGGGTTGGAGTACTTGCACCATTTCTGTGACCCACCAGCGATTCACGGCGATATCAAGCCTAGTAATATTCTATTGGATGATAATTTCAATGCGAAGATCGGCGATTTTGGATTGGCAAGGTTGAAAGCGGAGGATCATATTGAAATTGAAGTGAGAAAGGAGAGTCCTGTAGGAAATGCGGCTGAGGATAATGGGTCGGTGGCTGAGGAAACTGAGAGTGTGATTACTGTTAATTGTTTAGACGAGTTTCACAGAGGAATTGAGCAGTCGCCGGAGAGTTTTGTTAGACTCGTGGCCTCGCCGGAGACGGTTACTGGGGTGGAATTGTCACCTGAGGCTCCTGTGGTGTCTCCAAGAACGGTGGCAGCTATGGCATCCCCATCTGAGGGTCTAGAAAAAACGAGTCTTTCGGAGGCTAATTTTGATCGGTCCAGTATAGACAGTGGGATTGAAATTGGTAATAAGAAGAGTggggtgaagaagaagaagaagagcattACAGGGAAAGACTGGTGGTGGAAGCAAGATACTGGTGGGACGGATTCAGGAGCGGTGAAGGATTATGTAATGGAATGGATTGGTAGTGAGATCAAGAAGGAGAGGCCGAAGACAGAGTGGGTTGGGGCATCGTCGAGTTCAGGACCAGtaggaaaaatagaaaagaagaaacaTAGGAAGCGATTAGATTGGTGGGTTTCATTAGATGATGAAAAAAATGGGAAGGAGGAGAAGAGGAGGCCTGCAAGGGAGTGGTGGAAGGAGGAGTATTGTGAGGAGCTTGctaggaagaaaaagaaaaagaagaaggaacaGGGCGGGAAGGGTTCAATTAGTGATGATTGTCATAGTGAGTCTTGGTGGCCAAGGGATGATGAATTATATACtgctaaaaagaagaaaaggagcaGGAGTAGGGGTAGTAAAAGTAGCATGGATTGGTGGCTGGATGGATTTAGTAGTGAGCTTCGGAGAGCTCGTAAGAATAGTTACGATTCTGCTAGTGGGGATATACCTAAAAGTGGTGGCATCAGTAGCACTCCAAGCATGAGAGGAACTGTATGTTATGTTGCACCAGAATATGGTAGCTGTGGGGATCTATCTGAAAAGTGTGATGTATACAGTTATGGGGTGCTTTTGTTAGTTCTTATTGCTGGGCGTAGGCCACTTCAGGTGACGGGGTCACCCATGTCCGAATTCCAGCGTGCTAATCTTCTCTCTTGGGCACGTCACCTTGCCCGAGCAGGGAAGCTTCTTGATTTGGTTGATCAAACTGTTGAATCATTAGACAAAGAACAAGCACTACTCTCCATCACTGTTGCCCTGCTCTGCTTGCAGAAGTCACCTGCACGCCGACCATCAATGAAAGAAGTAGTTGGGATGCTCTCTGGTGATTTAGAAGCTCCCCAGTTACCAGTCGAACTTTCACCCTCACCCCCCTCCCGCTTCCCAATCAAGTCCCACAAGAAGGTCCGGTGA